The Dokdonella sp. nucleotide sequence TCGCCCAGGTCGTGCTCGGCGCGGCCTTCGGCTGGTCGATCCCGATGGCCTTCGCCGCGGTCACCGGCGAGGTGCCGGCGCTGGGCTGGCTGCTGTTCCTCGCCAACGTGCTGTTCTCGACGATCTACGACACCGAGTACGCGATGGTCGACCGCGCCGAGGACATCCGCGTCGGCGCGAAATCGACCGCGATCCTGTTCGGCGACGCCGACCGCCCGATCATCGGCGTGCTGATGGCGACCTTCCTGCTGGCGATGCTGTTCGTCGGCCAGCGCCTCGATCTGGCCTGGCCGTACTGGCTCGGCCTGGCGACCAGCGCCGGCCTGTTCGGCTGGCAGCAATGGCTGATCCGTGGCCGCGGCCGTGCCGAATGCTTCGCCGCGTTCCGCAACAACAACGCGGTCGGCTGCGTGCTGTGGCTGGGCTTGATGCTGGCGTTGGCGGTGGCCTGAAATGCGGGGATTGGGGATTCGGGAAAAGCACGGAGCTTTTGCTTCCGCTCCAATTAATCCCCAATCCCGTCCCGGAGCGTCCAATGAAAGCCCTCGTCGCCCTCGCCCTGCTCGTGACCGGCGTCATCCACCTGCTGCCGCTGGCCGGCGTCACCGGCGCGCCGCGGCTCGCGACGCTCTACGGTGTCGACATCGCCGACCCCAATCTGCTCCTGCTGATGCGCCACCGCGCCGTGCTGTTCGGCCTGCTCGGCGTCTATTTCATCGGCGCGGCGTTGCGGCCGGCGTGGCGCACCTCGGCGCTGGTCGCCGGCTTCGTCAGTGTGGTCTCGTTCCTCGTGCTGGCCTGGCTGGGCGACGCCACCAATGCGCAGATCGGCCGCGTCGTGGCCGCCGACCTTGTCGCACTCGCCTGCCTCGTCGTAGCCGCGGCGATCCATGCCTTCGGCGCGAGGCGACGCGAGCCTTGAGGAAGGTCCGACCAAGTCCCTGCGCGGCTGATACCACTCCCGCAAGGCCTTGATTTCGTGGGAGCGGCTGCAGCCGTGAACGGCAGAATCCAGAGCATCCTTGATGCGTGAGGCCTGTATGCGCAGGTTCACCAATGGAGTAAAGTGGCCGCTACCTTCATTTGGAAACCTTGCGTGAAGACCCGCGCCATACCCACCCAGCCCCCCCAGCCCGCCACCGAACTCGGTGGCCCGGCCCTGCGCGCCTTCTTCGCCATCGCCGAGCGCTGGGGCCTGCGCGTCGCCGACCAGCGTCGCCTGCTCGGCGAACCGCCGGAATCGACGTTCTACAAATGGAAGCGCGAGCGCGACGGCAGCCTCGGCCGTGACGTGCTCGAACGCATCAGCTACGTGCTCGGCATCTACAAAAGCCTCGCCATCCTCTTTCCGGATGCCGAACGTGCCGATGCCTGGGTGCGCCGCCCGAACAGCGCGCCGGCCTTCGGCGGGCGTTCCGCGTTGGAGCGCATGCTGTCGGGCAACGTCGCCGATCTCTACGTCGTGCGCGAATATCTCGACGCCCAACGCGGCTGGAACTGAGTGGCGCGATGAAGCACATCCCGCCACAGAAGCGCGTCCGTTGGAGCGCGGCATCGCGCATCGTGCCGAGCCGCTTCCCACCGGTCGGCGTCTTCGACCGCATCGCCGATCCGGCCGACCTCGACGCGCTGTACGCCATCGAAGCGCTGACCGACCCACGCCTGCGCGAGCAAGTCGGCGATATCGCCAGCGTCCCCAGGGAGCGCCGCATCAGCGGTCCGGGCACGACGCCGGTCATGGCTGCGTTCACCCACCGCAACCCGGATGGCAGCCGGTTCTCGGACGGTGAGTGGGGCGTGTTCTACGCCGCGCGGCGTGTCGCCACCGCAATCGAGGAAACGATCCACCACCGCGAATGCTTCCTTCGCGCCACCGCCGAACCACCGCTCGACCTCGAAATGCGCTGCTACCGCTGCACCATCGACGGTCGCCTGCACGACGTGCGCGGCGGCTGGCCGGAACTGCACCGTCCCGACGATTACGCGCCGAGCCAGGCGCTCGCCCGCCAGTTGCGCGAAGCGGGCTCGAACGGCTTTGCCTACGACAGCGTGCGCGACCCCGGCGGCGAATGCGTGGCCCTGTTCTACCCGGACCTGGTCACCCATTGCGTGCAGGCCGAACACTTCATCTACCGCTGGAACGGCGAACGCATCGCCGCCGTGCTCGAAGTCGGCAAGGTCGTGTTGCGCGGTTAACGTGCATCCACGCGAACGCGTCACGCCTGGACAGGCCGTAGGAAACGCCGTAGGAAACGGCTTCAGCCGTGATGCCTTGGCTGTACAAGGCCGCAAAGCAAAGAGCATCACGCCTGAAGGCGTTTCCTACGCAAATCCGAATGTGCGGAGTCAAACATCGCCTTCGCCACTCCACCCTTCCCCCGTACCACGATGGAACACACGGTCGCTGTCGAGCACATCGCCGGCCGGGATCGACGCCTGACCGGCGAGGCGTTCGTAGAGCGGGGTGAAGTCGGGCAAGGTGGCTTCGATGAGTTGCTCGTAGCTGTCGATGACGAAGTAGGTCTTCTGGAAGGTGTCGATGCGGTAGCGCGTGCGCATGATGCGTTCGAGGTCGAAGCCGATGCGGTTCGGCGCCGGCGATTCCAGGCAGTGGATCGATTCGCCCTTCGAGGAGACGATGCCGGAGCCGTAGATGCGCAGGCCGTCGGCTTCGCGGATCAGGCCGAACTCGACCGTGTACCAGTACAGCCGCGTGAGGTTGACCAGCGCCTCGGCGCTGATGCCATGCGCCTTCACGCCGCCCTGGCCGTAGGCCTGCATGTAGTCGGCGAACACCGGGTTGAGCAGCAGCGGCACGTGGCCGAACAGGTCGTGGAAGAGATCGGGTTCGGCGATGTAGTCGATCTGGTCGGGGCGACGGATCCACCAGGTCACCGGGAAGCGACGGTTGGCAAGGTGGTCGAAGAAGGTGAGTTCGGGTAGCAGGCCTTCGACGCCGACGAGTTGCCAGCCGGTTGCACTCGCGAGCACGGTGTTGAGTTCCTCGTAACGCGGGATCGCGTCGGCGGACATGCCGAGCCGCTCCTGGTTGTCGATGAACTCGCGGCTGGCGCGACCTTTCAGGATCTCGCGCTGACGATGGAACAGGGTGGCCCAGGTGGCGTGGTCGTCGGACGTGTAGCTCGACCATGGCTGCTCGACGACATCCGTGGTGTAGACCGGGACGTAGCCCTTGTCGGTCTGCTGGTGTTCGACGCGGCGCGGTTCGGCGGCCATGGCGGGAAATCCGATTGTGCAGATATCCATCCTAGAAGCCTGCGCGGCCGAAGCCAACCGGGCTGCGAAGTCCACCATGCTGTCCTTTTTGACCAGCTATCGCTGTTGTAAAGCGCTTCCGCCGCTTCTTGGCCGGTAGAACCAGTGCGGGCCGGCGACGCGTCGAAGAACTGTCCTCGCGCGGCGAACTTCTCGCCTCGATTGCTCCTGCCGCGCAGGCTTCTGCGCCGATCACCCATGGCGTCAGTCGGGCGGCTCATCGCGGCGGCGCGGAAAAACCAGCACGACGCCGCGATCCTCCGACGCGGACGGCCCTTTCCACAGCACCGGAACCTCGTGCGGACGCGGCAGCTCGAGCTCGGCGTCGCTCGCGGGCTCGCTCGCTTCATCCTCGTCGTCCCAGCTGTAGCGCCGACGTGGCGGCGACGGGTCGCGCCGGCGCAGCACGATCGCGGCAAGCGCGCCGACCACGGCACCGGCCAGGTGGTACTCGAACGAGATGTGTTCCTCGCGCGGCAGCACGGTCAACAGCATGCCGCCCCAGAGGAAGAACACGACCAGAGCGATGGCGACACCGATGCGGTCGCGGCGCAGCAGGCCAGTCAGGAACAGGAAGAACATCAGGCCGTGGTTGACACCGCTCATGCCGACATGCGCCGAGTCGCGCGCGAACAACCACACGCCGGCACCGGACAGCAGC carries:
- a CDS encoding MbcA/ParS/Xre antitoxin family protein codes for the protein MKTRAIPTQPPQPATELGGPALRAFFAIAERWGLRVADQRRLLGEPPESTFYKWKRERDGSLGRDVLERISYVLGIYKSLAILFPDAERADAWVRRPNSAPAFGGRSALERMLSGNVADLYVVREYLDAQRGWN
- a CDS encoding RES family NAD+ phosphorylase; amino-acid sequence: MKHIPPQKRVRWSAASRIVPSRFPPVGVFDRIADPADLDALYAIEALTDPRLREQVGDIASVPRERRISGPGTTPVMAAFTHRNPDGSRFSDGEWGVFYAARRVATAIEETIHHRECFLRATAEPPLDLEMRCYRCTIDGRLHDVRGGWPELHRPDDYAPSQALARQLREAGSNGFAYDSVRDPGGECVALFYPDLVTHCVQAEHFIYRWNGERIAAVLEVGKVVLRG
- the phhA gene encoding phenylalanine 4-monooxygenase, with the protein product MAAEPRRVEHQQTDKGYVPVYTTDVVEQPWSSYTSDDHATWATLFHRQREILKGRASREFIDNQERLGMSADAIPRYEELNTVLASATGWQLVGVEGLLPELTFFDHLANRRFPVTWWIRRPDQIDYIAEPDLFHDLFGHVPLLLNPVFADYMQAYGQGGVKAHGISAEALVNLTRLYWYTVEFGLIREADGLRIYGSGIVSSKGESIHCLESPAPNRIGFDLERIMRTRYRIDTFQKTYFVIDSYEQLIEATLPDFTPLYERLAGQASIPAGDVLDSDRVFHRGTGEGWSGEGDV
- a CDS encoding rhomboid family intramembrane serine protease, producing the protein MRGPVAESIRPPCATLARPHLSTMDLAPQTPEPTANAARHDRERIRHALYGAAVLVAGIWAVWLGGWLLGWRMGDLGVEPRTPGGLAGILFAPLAHASFAHLMSNTLPLAVLATLMLYAYPLASRIALPAIWLLSGAGVWLFARDSAHVGMSGVNHGLMFFLFLTGLLRRDRIGVAIALVVFFLWGGMLLTVLPREEHISFEYHLAGAVVGALAAIVLRRRDPSPPRRRYSWDDEDEASEPASDAELELPRPHEVPVLWKGPSASEDRGVVLVFPRRRDEPPD